In candidate division KSB1 bacterium, the genomic window ATATCGATCCCATTTTTGACCAAAATCAGAACTGGATTTGGACTTCGGATAAACAATCCGCCTCGGGTGCCTGGGTAGTCAATTTCAACGATGGCTACTGCGCCATCATCCCTTTCAACTACGGCGAGGCCTCCGTTCGAGCAGTTCGCTGAGAGGCAATCAGTTGTCTATTTGATTATTTGAATTATTTGATCATTTATTTTTTTTGATCCTTTGTGTGCGAGTGCAGCGAGCACGCTCGAAATTTTTTGAGTCTTGTGAAAGTCAGTGGCAACCTTTTCTAATCTCGTCCGTCTACTTTTCCATTAATAAATTGCTTACATATTAATTAAAAAGGTTATAACTTTATGGATATTCAGATTTAAGCCTAAAAAAAGTGGAGCTTCTATGCTAAAAAATTATTTCAAAACTGCACTGCGTAGTTTACTGAAGCACAAAGAATATTCGATCATCAATATCCTGGGCCTGGCAATCGGGATGGCATGCGTAATCCTGATCATGATGTTCGTGCAAGAAGAATTGAGCTATGACCAGTTTCATACCAACAAGGACCAGATCTACAGGGCCAATATTTCTTTCACAAATCCCCAAACCGGTGTTACCCAGCTAAGAGCCGTTGGTCCCTACCGGCTGGCAAAAGAATTAAAACCTGACTTTCCAGACTTCAAAATTATTCGATTCAATCCACAGGGTCGATCTCTTGTTAGTTATGAAGACAAATCTTTTTATGAACTGGGCCTGGCATTTGTGGATCCGGAAGTCTTCCAGGTTTTCACTTTTCCATTGCTCGAGGGAGACCCGCTAACGGTTTTAGATGAACCGTTCTCGGTGGTTATTTCAGAAGAAATCGCACAAAAATATTATGGTGATGAAGAACCGATTGGTAAAATTCTTACTTTTAGAAGCAATGATTTCAAAGTGACCGGCATACTGGATAAGATGCCGGGCAATACACAATTTCAATTCGACATGTTCGCATCTATGAATTCAGCCGAACGGGTATTTCAGCGAATTGTACTGGAAAACTGGGGCGAGGGCTCTGCAGAAACATTTATCATGTTACCTAAAGATAAACGGCCTGAAGATTATGAAACACGCCTGGCTGCATTTGTCGATGTAAAAATACAAGCCTTCAGGCAAGCATCCCCACGTATCGTGCTGCAGCCGCTTTCAGATATCTATTTACATTCTCAAAATATTGCGGTATTTGCACCTGGCGGTGACAGTACGTATGTTTATGCTTTTACGGCCATTGCAGTTTTTATCCTCATCATCGCTTGTATTAATTTCATGAACCTGGCAACCGCGCGCTCGGCAAATCGCGCCAAGGAGGTCGGTTTGCGAAAAGTTGTCGGCGCCCATCGTTCGCAATTGATCTGGCAATTTTTGAGTGAAAGCATCTTGCTTTCAATTTTGTCCCTGCTAATAGCTGTTGGGCTTGCCTATATATGCTTACCGGCATTCAATAGCCTGGCAGGCAAGGAGTTGGCTTATAATATCCTGCAAAATGGCCCAATGATTTTTGGACTAATACTCATTACACTTTTTGTAGGAGTCGTTTCAGGCAGCTATCCGGCTTTGTTTTTATCCGCATTTAAACCGGTTAGCGTTCTTTCTGGAGCCGTTATGAAAGGCGTGAAAGGCGGTAAATTGCGGAAGTTTCTGGTTACTTTCCAGTTTGCCATTTCGATCTTTTTGATTGTAGTGACCGCCATTGTTTACAATCAATTGCAATATGCCCGCAACCTCAAAATAGGATTCGATAAGGAACACCTGGTTCTCCTGCAAAACATACCACAAACCATGCGGCAGCATTACGATCAATTCCGGACAGACCTGCTCAGCAATCCAAAAATTATTAATGCTGCGGCATCGTCCCGGGTGCCACCGGGCAGGCTTCAAAGTAGTCTGGGTACAAGACCGGAAGGCGTCCCGGAAGATCAAAGACGAGGTATGCAAACCGTGTGGACCGACTTTGACTTTATCGAATCCATGGGGTTTGAGCTTGCATCTGGCCGCAGCTTCTCACGCGATTTCACCACCGATGCAAGCAGCGCTTTTATTCTCAATGAAGCTGCTGTTAAAAGTATAGGTTGGACCAATGAAACTGCAATAGGTAAAAGTTTCGGCAGTTCGGAAATCAGAGACTGGGACAGCGGCCAGTGGGAGCAGAAAGATGGTTATGTTATTGGTGTGCTGAAGGATTTTTACTTCGAATCATTGCGGCAGGAAATTATCCCGACAGTCTATTTTATATCGCCGTACATGGCGTGGAATTATGTGATTCGTATTCAACCCGGAGATATCCAGGAAACCTTGGATTTCATCGAACAGAAATGGCTGGCATTAAATCCGGATCTGCCATTCTTATACACTTTCGTCGATGATAATTTCGAAAGTCTATACCGTGCCGAGGAGCAGCAGGGAAAAATATTCGGTGTATTTGCGATCCTGGCAATTTTCGTAGCCTGCCTGGGTTTGGTTGGTTTGGCGTCTTTCACAGCCGAGCAAAGAACCAAAGAAGTGGGGATCCGTAAAGTGCTCGGCGCGTCGGTCAGTAATATCATCCTGCTGATGTCTAAAGAATTTACCTGGCTGGTTTTATTTGCTTTCATTGTGGCAGCCCCCTTTGCCTGGTATGTTATGGACCAATGGCTGCAGGAATTTGCTTATCATGTCCCATTAGGGTTGGGGACTTTTTTCCTGGCAGGTCTTATTTCCATATTAATTGCATGGCTGACTGTGAGTTACCAGGCGACGAAAATTGCGCTAACCAATCCGGTGAATGCATTGCATTATGAATAAAGCCACAGACTTACACAGACTAAAACGGGCCACTGACTTACACAAGACTAGTCTGTGAAAGTCTGTGGCTCTATACGATGCGTCTTTTGAATTCCAGTTTTTCACCAAAGTTCACCAACAATCCAATGTGTATTCCGGACGCCTTGAGGTAATGAATCAATTGTGCTTCGTTTTGTGGTATTAAACTATTTACCGCCTTAATTTCAATAATTACTGTATCTTCCACTACAATATCTGCTTTAAACTTGCCAATCAATTGATTTTTATAATTAACATTTAGCAATTTCTGGGTTTCGGCCTTTAGATTTTTATTTCTAAATTCAATCATTAGGGCTTTTCCATAAACAGATTCCAGAAATCCAGCACCCAACTCATCATGCACAATGTAAAAACATTTAATGATATTTTTTGTTAGATTTTCATAAAGGAATTCGTTGTTCACTTAATCTCCCCATCTTTATTTTCAATATTTTAGCAGTGGCCGTTTTGTCTTGTGAAAATCTGTGGCCGCTTTTAGTCTTGTGAAAGTCTGTGGCTATTTTTTCCCACCAAATTCAACCCAGGTGCCCTTACCGGCTTTACACATTTTTTGATAAATGTGATACGCAGATGCGATATCCTCCACAGCTAAACCCAGGGATTTAAACAGAGTGATTTCATCCTCAGATTTTCGTCCATCAATTTTGTCCAGAAGTATTTCTCCGATTTCACCCTGAATATGACTGTCATCGATGGCGCCTTCTTTTTTGGGAAAAAGAAAATCACCTGCTTCATTGATTGTAGACTCTACTCTATCCACAATCAGGCGTGATTTGACCACAGCTGTTGTATCCAGTTCTCGAGCATATTT contains:
- a CDS encoding ABC transporter permease, which codes for MLKNYFKTALRSLLKHKEYSIINILGLAIGMACVILIMMFVQEELSYDQFHTNKDQIYRANISFTNPQTGVTQLRAVGPYRLAKELKPDFPDFKIIRFNPQGRSLVSYEDKSFYELGLAFVDPEVFQVFTFPLLEGDPLTVLDEPFSVVISEEIAQKYYGDEEPIGKILTFRSNDFKVTGILDKMPGNTQFQFDMFASMNSAERVFQRIVLENWGEGSAETFIMLPKDKRPEDYETRLAAFVDVKIQAFRQASPRIVLQPLSDIYLHSQNIAVFAPGGDSTYVYAFTAIAVFILIIACINFMNLATARSANRAKEVGLRKVVGAHRSQLIWQFLSESILLSILSLLIAVGLAYICLPAFNSLAGKELAYNILQNGPMIFGLILITLFVGVVSGSYPALFLSAFKPVSVLSGAVMKGVKGGKLRKFLVTFQFAISIFLIVVTAIVYNQLQYARNLKIGFDKEHLVLLQNIPQTMRQHYDQFRTDLLSNPKIINAAASSRVPPGRLQSSLGTRPEGVPEDQRRGMQTVWTDFDFIESMGFELASGRSFSRDFTTDASSAFILNEAAVKSIGWTNETAIGKSFGSSEIRDWDSGQWEQKDGYVIGVLKDFYFESLRQEIIPTVYFISPYMAWNYVIRIQPGDIQETLDFIEQKWLALNPDLPFLYTFVDDNFESLYRAEEQQGKIFGVFAILAIFVACLGLVGLASFTAEQRTKEVGIRKVLGASVSNIILLMSKEFTWLVLFAFIVAAPFAWYVMDQWLQEFAYHVPLGLGTFFLAGLISILIAWLTVSYQATKIALTNPVNALHYE
- a CDS encoding GxxExxY protein, coding for MNNEFLYENLTKNIIKCFYIVHDELGAGFLESVYGKALMIEFRNKNLKAETQKLLNVNYKNQLIGKFKADIVVEDTVIIEIKAVNSLIPQNEAQLIHYLKASGIHIGLLVNFGEKLEFKRRIV